The following are encoded in a window of Aromatoleum petrolei genomic DNA:
- the uraH gene encoding hydroxyisourate hydrolase — MSRLTTHVLDTAHGKPGAGIAVTVFAVNAEGRREAVAHAVTNDDGRCDRPLLEGTAFVRGTYEIVFEVGAYFARSGAELPDPPFVGDVVLRFGVANPAQHYHVPLLVSPWSYSTYRGS, encoded by the coding sequence ATGAGCCGCCTCACCACCCATGTCCTCGACACCGCCCACGGCAAGCCTGGCGCCGGCATTGCCGTCACGGTGTTCGCGGTGAATGCGGAAGGCCGCCGCGAGGCCGTCGCGCACGCCGTCACCAACGACGACGGCCGCTGCGACCGCCCGCTGCTCGAAGGCACAGCCTTCGTGCGCGGAACCTACGAAATCGTCTTCGAAGTTGGCGCCTACTTCGCACGCAGCGGCGCCGAACTCCCCGACCCGCCCTTCGTCGGCGATGTCGTGCTGCGCTTTGGCGTCGCCAATCCGGCGCAGCACTACCACGTGCCGCTGTTGGTGTCGCCGTGGAGCTACTCGACCTACCGCGGCAGTTGA
- a CDS encoding urate hydroxylase PuuD, with translation MDAYLLDWANLLVRWAHLIAGIAWIGASFYFVMLDNSLKPPKNLADAKRGVFGELWAVHGGGFYHSQKYLTGPKGEALSNDLHWSKWESYSTWLTGLGMMTIVYWIGAKSYLIDRNVMDLTQGAAIAISIGFLAAGWVVYDLLCRSLVGRDRLLAGLIFVFVVACDWALHQVFAARAAYLHVGAMLATIMTANVFFHIIPGQKRMEAQIRAGQPVDPRPGQIGKQRSVHNTYFTLPVLFAMISNHYPMTYSHANGWLVLVVIMLAGVLIRQFFVLRHRGEVKGWLPAAGTALLASLVALLAPQAVDASGDKVAFAEVRHVVEQRCVTCHADQPTYDGFAQPPKGVVLQSPEQLAQHAAKVAETVASGYMPLGNLTGITAEERTLIRTWYAQGARTDVAAN, from the coding sequence ATGGATGCATATCTCCTCGATTGGGCCAATCTACTGGTCCGCTGGGCGCACCTGATCGCGGGCATTGCCTGGATCGGCGCCTCTTTTTATTTCGTGATGCTCGACAACTCGCTGAAGCCGCCGAAGAACCTGGCCGACGCGAAGCGCGGCGTCTTCGGCGAACTGTGGGCCGTGCATGGCGGCGGCTTCTATCACAGCCAGAAGTACCTCACCGGCCCCAAGGGCGAGGCCCTGTCGAACGACCTGCACTGGTCGAAGTGGGAGTCGTATTCGACCTGGCTCACCGGCCTGGGCATGATGACCATCGTGTATTGGATCGGTGCGAAGTCCTACCTGATCGACCGCAACGTCATGGATCTCACGCAGGGCGCGGCGATCGCGATCTCGATCGGCTTTCTCGCCGCCGGCTGGGTCGTGTATGACCTGCTGTGCCGCAGCCTGGTCGGGCGCGACCGCCTGCTCGCCGGCCTGATCTTCGTCTTTGTCGTCGCCTGCGACTGGGCGCTGCATCAGGTGTTTGCGGCCCGCGCGGCCTACCTGCACGTCGGCGCGATGCTCGCGACGATCATGACCGCCAACGTGTTCTTCCACATCATCCCCGGCCAGAAGCGCATGGAAGCGCAGATCCGCGCCGGCCAGCCGGTCGATCCGCGCCCGGGGCAGATCGGCAAGCAGCGCTCGGTGCACAACACCTACTTCACGCTGCCGGTTCTGTTCGCGATGATCAGCAACCACTACCCGATGACCTACAGCCACGCCAACGGCTGGCTCGTTCTGGTCGTGATCATGCTGGCCGGCGTGCTGATCCGCCAGTTCTTCGTGCTGCGCCACCGCGGCGAAGTGAAGGGCTGGCTGCCGGCCGCCGGCACCGCGCTGCTTGCGAGCCTGGTCGCGCTGCTCGCCCCGCAGGCGGTCGATGCAAGCGGCGACAAGGTCGCCTTCGCCGAAGTGCGCCACGTCGTCGAACAGCGGTGCGTCACCTGCCACGCGGACCAGCCCACCTACGATGGCTTCGCCCAGCCGCCGAAGGGCGTCGTGCTGCAGTCCCCCGAGCAGCTCGCCCAGCACGCGGCCAAGGTCGCCGAGACGGTCGCCAGCGGCTACATGCCGCTCGGCAACCTCACTGGCATCACCGCCGAGGAACGCACGCTGATACGCACCTGGTACGCCCAGGGCGCCCGCACCGACGTCGCCGCGAACTGA
- a CDS encoding nucleobase:cation symporter-2 family protein: MVQHSRAHSAPHPAQQPDAVDERPASGRLLALGLQHVLVMYAGAIAVPLIVGGALKLPKDQIALLINADLLCCGIVTIIQALGIGKFGIRLPVMMGVTFAAVGPMVAMAGNPELGINAILGSGIAAGLFGIVFAPLVSRCLPLFPPVVTGTIIAVIGISLMRVAVNWAAGGQPTIRDAATGQMVANPAYGAPEHLAIAAIVLVTVLLITKYGRGFLANVSVLLGMVVGFLISMALGKVNFAGIAEAPWLAPVYPLQFGMPTFDPVSIATMCVVMLVVMVESLGMFLALGELTGRKLNQDDLTRGLRTDGLGTLLGGILNTFPHTSFSQNVGLVGVTGVKSRWVCVVGGAILIAFGLFPKMANVIASVPQFVLGGAGIVMFGMVAATGIKILMGADLRNNRNNLYVVAVSVGLGMIPLVAPTFFHHLPKALDPLLHSGILLAAIAAVVLNVFLNGTCRTQPGTPDEFGAAAAH, encoded by the coding sequence ATGGTGCAGCATTCCCGGGCGCATTCCGCGCCCCACCCCGCCCAACAGCCCGATGCGGTCGACGAGCGCCCGGCCTCCGGCCGACTGCTCGCCCTCGGCCTGCAACACGTGCTCGTGATGTATGCCGGTGCAATCGCCGTACCTCTCATCGTGGGCGGCGCGCTCAAGCTCCCCAAGGACCAGATCGCACTGCTGATCAACGCCGACCTGCTGTGCTGCGGAATCGTCACGATCATCCAGGCATTGGGCATCGGCAAGTTCGGCATCCGTCTGCCGGTGATGATGGGCGTCACCTTCGCCGCCGTTGGCCCCATGGTCGCGATGGCCGGCAATCCGGAACTGGGCATCAACGCGATCCTCGGTTCGGGGATCGCGGCGGGCCTCTTCGGCATCGTCTTCGCGCCGCTCGTGTCACGTTGCCTGCCGCTGTTCCCGCCCGTGGTCACCGGCACGATCATCGCCGTGATCGGCATCTCGCTGATGCGCGTGGCGGTGAACTGGGCGGCCGGCGGGCAGCCCACGATCCGCGACGCGGCCACCGGGCAGATGGTCGCCAACCCCGCCTACGGCGCACCCGAGCATCTGGCGATCGCCGCCATCGTGCTCGTCACGGTGCTGCTGATCACCAAGTACGGCCGCGGCTTCCTCGCCAACGTGTCGGTGCTGCTGGGCATGGTCGTGGGCTTCCTGATCTCGATGGCGCTCGGCAAGGTGAACTTCGCCGGCATCGCGGAGGCGCCCTGGCTCGCGCCGGTATATCCGCTGCAGTTCGGCATGCCGACCTTCGACCCCGTTTCGATCGCGACGATGTGCGTGGTGATGCTGGTCGTGATGGTCGAATCGCTGGGCATGTTCCTCGCACTGGGCGAGCTCACCGGACGCAAGCTCAACCAGGACGACCTCACTCGCGGCCTGCGCACCGACGGCCTCGGCACGCTGCTCGGCGGTATCCTCAACACCTTCCCGCATACCTCGTTCTCGCAGAACGTCGGCCTCGTCGGCGTCACCGGCGTCAAGAGCCGCTGGGTCTGCGTCGTCGGCGGCGCGATCCTGATCGCCTTCGGCCTCTTCCCCAAGATGGCCAACGTCATCGCCTCCGTGCCGCAGTTCGTGCTCGGCGGCGCAGGCATCGTGATGTTCGGCATGGTCGCCGCCACCGGCATCAAGATCCTGATGGGTGCGGACCTGCGCAACAACCGCAACAACCTCTATGTCGTCGCCGTCAGCGTCGGCCTCGGCATGATCCCGCTCGTCGCCCCGACCTTCTTCCACCACCTGCCCAAGGCCCTCGACCCGCTGCTGCACAGCGGCATCCTGCTCGCCGCGATCGCTGCGGTGGTGCTGAACGTGTTCCTCAACGGCACCTGCCGCACGCAACCGGGCACGCCGGACGAATTCGGGGCGGCGGCCGCGCACTGA
- the uraD gene encoding 2-oxo-4-hydroxy-4-carboxy-5-ureidoimidazoline decarboxylase, giving the protein MDASNLHPLTVADISALGRDDFVARLGDIFEHSPWVAERAWVQRPFRDVDALHAAMAAAVDNATATEQLALIRAHPELAGREAAAGTLTAASTGEQRGAGLDRCSAEELARLRSLNAAYRERFGFPFVIAVKGRSRYEIMDIIEARLKSDADTEFRTCLDEIAKIGRLRLDALFARATFPMHTTTAA; this is encoded by the coding sequence ATGGACGCCAGCAACCTACATCCTCTCACCGTCGCCGACATCTCCGCGCTCGGGCGCGACGATTTCGTCGCCCGCCTCGGCGACATCTTCGAGCATTCGCCGTGGGTCGCCGAACGCGCCTGGGTACAGCGCCCCTTCCGCGACGTCGATGCGCTGCACGCGGCCATGGCAGCGGCGGTCGACAACGCCACGGCGACCGAGCAGCTCGCGCTGATCCGCGCCCATCCCGAGCTCGCCGGCCGCGAGGCCGCCGCCGGCACGCTCACCGCGGCGTCGACCGGAGAACAGCGCGGCGCCGGGCTCGACCGCTGCAGCGCCGAGGAGCTCGCGCGCCTGCGCAGCCTCAACGCCGCCTACCGCGAACGCTTCGGCTTCCCCTTCGTGATCGCCGTGAAGGGGCGCAGCCGCTACGAAATCATGGACATCATCGAGGCACGACTGAAGAGCGATGCGGACACCGAGTTCCGCACCTGCCTCGACGAGATCGCGAAGATCGGCCGCCTGCGCCTCGACGCGCTGTTCGCACGCGCGACGTTCCCCATGCACACGACGACCGCTGCATGA
- a CDS encoding GntR family transcriptional regulator — protein sequence MNMPDGEGLLLAEKAFNALKAMLTGGQLRAGQFVSMPDLARMVDLPLAPVREAVKRAESAGLLNVLPKRGVAVMEATPDLIREYFDLRLIFDQEGARRLVRQGEGKRLEALREVHVRLLDAARNGITPSLQREAMAVDWALHGTLSESLGNATVRGIYAQNRDRISVMQHSRPLLPDRIVPAMEEHLRIIDAVLRGEEQAAAEAVRQHFNQTLRWWGIFV from the coding sequence ATGAACATGCCGGACGGGGAAGGTTTGCTGCTTGCCGAAAAAGCCTTCAATGCGCTGAAGGCAATGCTTACCGGCGGCCAGCTGCGCGCCGGTCAGTTCGTGTCGATGCCCGACCTTGCGCGCATGGTCGACCTGCCGCTCGCTCCGGTGCGCGAGGCGGTCAAGCGCGCCGAGTCGGCTGGGCTGCTCAACGTGCTGCCCAAGCGCGGTGTCGCAGTCATGGAAGCGACGCCCGATCTGATCCGCGAATACTTCGACCTGCGCCTGATCTTCGACCAGGAGGGGGCGCGGCGCCTCGTGCGCCAGGGCGAGGGCAAGCGGCTGGAAGCCCTGCGCGAGGTGCATGTGCGCCTGCTCGACGCCGCGCGCAACGGTATCACGCCCTCGCTGCAGCGCGAGGCGATGGCCGTCGACTGGGCGTTGCACGGCACGCTTTCGGAGTCGCTCGGAAATGCGACGGTACGCGGGATCTACGCGCAGAACCGTGATCGGATCTCGGTGATGCAGCATTCGCGTCCGCTGCTGCCGGATCGCATCGTGCCGGCGATGGAGGAGCATCTGCGGATTATCGACGCGGTCCTCCGTGGCGAAGAGCAGGCGGCGGCGGAGGCGGTGCGTCAGCATTTCAACCAGACCTTGCGCTGGTGGGGCATCTTCGTCTGA
- a CDS encoding C4-dicarboxylate transporter DctA, which produces MHKRFHKTLFGQVVIALILGVVVGFVWPEFSVQLKPLGDGFIKLIKMIIAPLVFCVVVHGICSTGDLKKVGRVGVKAVVYFEIVTTFALALGILLAFVLQPGVGMNVDPKSLDASAMSGLTERVHQATSTVDFLMKIIPATFFDAFAKGDILQVLLIAILFGCAVAALGERGKPVTAAVDSLAHVFFKLIGFIVKLAPLGVLGAIAFTVGKYGVGSLKQLGMLVALFYVTCAIFVVGVLGFILRLAGFNIFKLLRYLREELLVVLGTASSDSVLPQVMRKLELMGIKDSTVGLVIPTGYSFNLDGFSIYLTLAAVFIAQATNTPLSLVDLLTILAISLVTSKGAHGVPGSAIVILAATLSAIPAIPAIGLVLVLSVDWFMGMARALTNMIGNCVATVVVGVWEKDIDRQRAHQVLDGKITIDINALAGTPAPHATVPGPLAAEALPTEHLAAARSA; this is translated from the coding sequence ATGCATAAACGTTTTCACAAGACCCTGTTCGGCCAGGTGGTCATCGCCCTGATCCTTGGCGTCGTCGTCGGTTTCGTATGGCCGGAGTTCTCGGTCCAGCTCAAGCCACTGGGTGACGGCTTCATCAAGCTCATCAAGATGATCATCGCCCCCCTCGTCTTCTGTGTCGTCGTGCACGGCATCTGCAGCACCGGCGACCTGAAGAAGGTCGGCCGCGTCGGCGTCAAGGCGGTCGTGTATTTCGAGATCGTCACGACCTTCGCGCTCGCGCTCGGCATCCTGCTCGCCTTCGTGCTGCAGCCCGGCGTCGGCATGAACGTCGACCCCAAATCGCTCGACGCCTCGGCGATGAGCGGACTCACCGAGCGCGTGCATCAGGCGACCAGCACCGTCGACTTCCTGATGAAGATCATCCCCGCGACCTTCTTCGACGCCTTCGCCAAGGGCGACATCCTGCAGGTGCTGCTGATCGCGATCCTCTTCGGCTGCGCCGTCGCCGCCCTCGGCGAACGCGGCAAACCGGTGACTGCCGCGGTCGACAGCCTCGCGCACGTGTTCTTCAAGCTGATCGGCTTCATCGTCAAGCTCGCGCCGCTCGGCGTTCTCGGCGCCATCGCCTTTACGGTGGGCAAGTACGGCGTCGGCTCGCTCAAGCAGCTCGGCATGCTGGTCGCGCTGTTCTACGTCACCTGCGCGATCTTCGTCGTCGGCGTGCTCGGCTTCATCCTGCGCCTGGCCGGCTTCAACATCTTCAAGCTGCTGCGCTACCTGCGCGAGGAACTGCTGGTCGTGCTCGGCACCGCCTCGTCCGACTCCGTGCTGCCGCAGGTGATGCGCAAGCTCGAGCTCATGGGCATCAAGGATTCGACCGTCGGTCTCGTGATCCCCACCGGCTACTCCTTCAATCTCGACGGCTTCTCGATCTACCTGACGCTCGCCGCCGTCTTCATCGCCCAGGCCACCAACACTCCGCTGTCGCTCGTCGACCTGCTCACGATCCTCGCGATCTCGCTGGTCACCTCGAAAGGCGCCCACGGCGTACCCGGCTCGGCAATCGTGATCCTCGCCGCGACGCTCTCGGCGATCCCCGCGATTCCCGCAATCGGGCTCGTGCTGGTGCTCTCGGTCGACTGGTTCATGGGCATGGCGCGCGCGCTGACCAACATGATCGGCAACTGCGTCGCCACCGTCGTTGTCGGCGTGTGGGAGAAGGACATCGACCGCCAGCGCGCCCATCAGGTCCTCGACGGCAAGATCACGATCGACATCAACGCCCTGGCCGGCACGCCCGCGCCCCACGCAACCGTTCCGGGCCCGCTCGCAGCCGAGGCCCTGCCCACCGAACACCTGGCCGCCGCCCGCAGCGCCTGA
- a CDS encoding ureidoglycolate lyase, producing MNALPLRAEVLASRHIVAEPLTPEAFAPFGDVIEAGDAVRQFPINGGNTMRYHDLAKIDPGPDGHAIVSIFRGEPRALPFPVEMMERHPLGSQAFVPMSGRPYLVVVAPAGAPPTARDLRVFIARGDQGVNYARGVWHHPLLALDGVSDFVVIDRAGNGHNCDEVTLAETVLIDLDR from the coding sequence ATGAACGCACTGCCCTTGCGGGCGGAGGTGCTGGCGTCGCGGCACATCGTCGCCGAGCCGCTGACGCCCGAGGCCTTCGCGCCCTTCGGCGACGTCATCGAGGCCGGCGACGCGGTGCGGCAGTTCCCGATCAATGGCGGCAACACGATGCGCTACCACGATCTCGCGAAGATCGACCCCGGCCCGGACGGGCACGCCATCGTGTCGATCTTCCGCGGCGAACCGCGTGCCCTGCCCTTCCCGGTCGAGATGATGGAACGCCACCCGCTCGGCAGCCAGGCCTTCGTGCCGATGTCGGGCCGGCCCTACCTCGTCGTCGTCGCCCCCGCCGGCGCCCCGCCCACGGCGCGGGACCTGCGCGTCTTCATCGCGCGTGGCGACCAGGGCGTCAACTATGCGCGCGGCGTGTGGCATCATCCGCTCCTCGCGCTGGATGGCGTCTCGGACTTCGTTGTCATCGACCGCGCAGGCAACGGCCACAACTGCGACGAAGTGACACTCGCCGAAACCGTACTGATCGACCTCGATCGCTAA
- a CDS encoding AmiS/UreI family transporter, whose translation MLLGLSLFYVGAVLILNGLWMLGRIGDREIPVINFFAGGVTLLVSLKLAFGEGADAASIKAAAFSLLFSFTYLWVALNRHNGADGRGLGWFSLFVAITAVPVAIDTLAGAHTGWDLWLGASWAAWSVLWLLFFLLLALQKPLTRVTAWTAIVQGIVTGWLPGYLLLNGTIG comes from the coding sequence ATGCTTCTCGGCCTTTCTCTCTTCTACGTCGGCGCCGTCCTCATCCTCAACGGCCTGTGGATGCTCGGACGTATCGGCGACCGCGAAATCCCCGTGATCAACTTCTTCGCCGGCGGCGTCACCCTGCTCGTATCGCTCAAGCTCGCCTTCGGCGAAGGCGCCGACGCTGCCTCGATCAAGGCGGCCGCCTTCTCACTGCTGTTCTCCTTCACCTACCTGTGGGTCGCGCTCAATCGCCACAACGGCGCCGACGGCCGCGGCCTGGGCTGGTTCAGCCTCTTCGTCGCGATCACCGCCGTCCCCGTCGCCATCGACACGCTCGCCGGCGCGCACACCGGCTGGGACCTGTGGCTCGGCGCCTCATGGGCCGCCTGGAGCGTGCTGTGGCTGCTGTTCTTCCTGCTCCTCGCGCTGCAGAAGCCCCTCACCCGCGTGACCGCGTGGACCGCCATCGTCCAGGGCATCGTCACCGGCTGGCTGCCCGGCTACCTGCTGCTCAACGGCACGATCGGCTGA
- a CDS encoding GFA family protein, with the protein MIYKGSCHCGRIAFEVEGELTQVMDCNCSICTRKGALLWFVPRDKLRLLTPEENMSTYTFNTHTIKHRFCPTCGIHPFGEGTDPQGHAMAAINVRCLEGVKLASLPVKHFDGRSR; encoded by the coding sequence ATGATCTACAAGGGGAGCTGCCACTGCGGCCGGATTGCCTTCGAGGTGGAGGGCGAACTCACGCAGGTCATGGACTGCAATTGCTCGATCTGCACCCGCAAGGGGGCGCTGTTGTGGTTCGTGCCGCGCGACAAGCTGCGCCTGCTGACGCCGGAGGAGAACATGAGCACCTACACGTTCAACACGCACACGATCAAGCATCGCTTCTGCCCGACCTGCGGCATCCACCCCTTCGGCGAAGGCACGGATCCGCAGGGGCATGCGATGGCGGCGATCAACGTGCGCTGCCTCGAAGGCGTGAAGCTCGCCTCGCTGCCGGTGAAGCATTTCGACGGGCGTTCGCGATAA
- a CDS encoding glutathione S-transferase — MKLIGMLDSPYVRRVAVSLQLLGLRFEHQSLSVFRTFDQFRQINPVVKAPTFICDDGEVLMDSTLILQYAEALARPRSLMPAAVPALQHALRVIGLALAACEKSVQIIYERGQRPPEKQHGPWVERVSGQLLAAFAALEQELKQRPLEATSETIDQAGVTTAIAWHFAQQMVPDVVAASDFPTLAAYSAQAEALPEFRAAPHGAGTYLARDAA, encoded by the coding sequence ATGAAGCTGATCGGCATGCTCGATTCACCCTACGTCCGCCGCGTCGCGGTTTCCCTGCAACTGCTGGGGCTGCGCTTCGAACATCAGTCCTTGTCGGTGTTCCGCACTTTCGACCAGTTCCGCCAGATCAATCCTGTCGTCAAGGCGCCCACTTTCATCTGCGATGATGGCGAGGTGCTGATGGATTCGACATTGATCCTGCAGTATGCGGAGGCGCTCGCGCGGCCGCGCAGCCTGATGCCCGCAGCGGTGCCGGCGCTGCAGCACGCGCTGCGCGTGATCGGACTCGCGCTGGCGGCGTGCGAGAAGAGCGTGCAGATCATCTACGAGCGGGGCCAGCGTCCGCCCGAGAAGCAGCACGGGCCGTGGGTCGAGCGCGTGTCGGGACAGTTACTTGCTGCCTTCGCTGCATTGGAGCAGGAGTTGAAGCAGCGGCCGCTCGAGGCCACGAGCGAAACGATCGACCAGGCAGGCGTGACGACGGCGATCGCGTGGCACTTCGCGCAGCAGATGGTGCCCGACGTCGTGGCGGCTTCGGATTTCCCGACGCTCGCGGCGTACTCGGCCCAGGCGGAAGCCTTGCCCGAGTTCCGCGCCGCGCCTCACGGGGCGGGAACCTACCTGGCGCGCGATGCGGCGTGA
- a CDS encoding hemerythrin domain-containing protein translates to MIPALMRDHVALLEIHSAIAAALDGGRLDVVRSRLDEFRAALMDHLLKENVRLYVYLEHFLRGDAVSHRMMREFRHEMDVIGRTVVDFLGKYQDLGHHPELAGPFRQDLAAIGKALVSRIRREEEILYPMYLPAA, encoded by the coding sequence TTGATCCCCGCGCTGATGCGGGATCACGTGGCCCTGCTGGAGATTCATTCGGCCATCGCTGCCGCCCTCGACGGTGGGCGGCTCGATGTCGTGCGGAGCCGGCTGGACGAGTTCCGAGCCGCGCTGATGGATCACCTGCTCAAGGAAAACGTCCGGCTCTATGTCTATCTGGAGCATTTCCTGCGGGGGGACGCAGTCAGTCACCGCATGATGCGCGAGTTCCGACACGAGATGGACGTCATCGGCCGCACCGTGGTCGATTTCTTGGGGAAGTACCAGGACCTGGGGCACCACCCGGAACTCGCGGGGCCCTTCCGGCAGGATCTCGCCGCGATCGGCAAAGCCTTGGTAAGCCGCATCCGGCGGGAGGAGGAGATCCTCTATCCGATGTACCTTCCTGCGGCGTGA